In a single window of the Aridibaculum aurantiacum genome:
- a CDS encoding LysM peptidoglycan-binding domain-containing protein has protein sequence MKKLLFTLLFFYTTSLFAQKANVLVEGITPNLYLTHIVSPKENFYSIGRIYNQHPKAIASFNHTTLEKGLAIGQTLKIPLTPANFDVTGAPTPDETLVPVYHVVTKNETLFRIGNNHATPLENLRQWNKLSSDVIEVGAPLVVGNLRVKKEHETAFRAIPASDVKFDIVATTAATTAPVAGVVTQETVAAKPADEAQEQKETVKPVSEQPVAKAADVVVPPASETVANTAANDTIKQVEIIAEKAAVTEKPAVAEKTEPVAVVTEKKQEEPVVEKVQPKDAPVQAPSTSVSTSSMATAGGVASDEGAFSPFYNADAADKSLVNKAGDAGTFKSTSGWQDKKYYVLMNDIPAGTIVKISSTQDKVIYAKVLGALPETKESNNMLLRMNNAAANYLGIIDPKFPVQVTYYQ, from the coding sequence ATGAAAAAGTTGTTATTCACCCTTCTGTTTTTTTATACAACATCCCTTTTTGCACAAAAAGCAAATGTGCTGGTAGAAGGCATCACGCCAAACCTTTACCTGACGCACATTGTGTCACCTAAAGAAAACTTCTACAGCATTGGGAGGATCTATAATCAACATCCAAAAGCTATTGCTTCTTTCAATCACACTACATTAGAAAAAGGACTGGCTATTGGGCAGACATTGAAAATACCGCTTACACCAGCCAATTTTGATGTAACAGGTGCACCAACTCCCGATGAAACCCTGGTGCCTGTGTACCATGTGGTAACTAAGAATGAAACGCTTTTCAGGATAGGTAACAACCATGCTACGCCTCTTGAAAACCTAAGGCAGTGGAATAAGCTTTCTTCTGATGTAATTGAAGTAGGGGCGCCACTGGTGGTAGGTAATCTTCGGGTAAAGAAGGAGCACGAAACAGCTTTCCGCGCTATACCAGCTTCTGATGTAAAGTTTGATATAGTCGCTACTACAGCAGCTACCACAGCTCCTGTTGCGGGTGTAGTAACACAGGAAACTGTAGCGGCCAAACCTGCAGATGAAGCACAGGAGCAAAAGGAAACAGTGAAACCAGTTTCAGAACAGCCGGTAGCAAAGGCAGCAGACGTAGTAGTCCCTCCAGCAAGTGAAACTGTAGCTAATACTGCGGCTAATGATACAATAAAGCAGGTGGAGATTATTGCAGAAAAAGCAGCTGTTACAGAAAAACCAGCTGTTGCAGAAAAAACAGAACCTGTAGCGGTTGTAACAGAAAAGAAACAAGAAGAGCCTGTAGTGGAAAAGGTTCAACCTAAAGATGCGCCTGTACAAGCTCCTTCTACATCAGTAAGTACATCTTCTATGGCTACAGCAGGTGGCGTGGCTAGCGATGAAGGCGCATTTAGCCCCTTTTACAATGCAGATGCGGCTGATAAATCTTTGGTGAATAAAGCAGGTGATGCAGGCACATTTAAGTCAACAAGTGGCTGGCAGGATAAGAAGTACTATGTACTGATGAATGATATACCTGCTGGTACTATTGTGAAGATCAGTTCAACGCAGGATAAGGTGATTTATGCTAAAGTGCTGGGTGCTTTACCTGAAACAAAAGAAAGTAACAACATGCTGCTGCGTATGAACAATGCAGCTGCCAATTACCTGGGTATTATTGATCCAAAATTCCCGGTGCAGGTAACGTATTACCAGTAG
- a CDS encoding FKBP-type peptidyl-prolyl cis-trans isomerase → MQQVQSGDKVKVHYHGKLTDGSTFDSSEGREPLEFEVGSGQVIPGFDSGVTGMSVGEKKTINIPVDEAYGPKQDELVMEFPRDRFPADMVPEVGMQLNMSNGAGQNFPVVIREVQEATVLLDANHPLAGEDLVFDLELVEIVGKKPLIITP, encoded by the coding sequence ATGCAACAAGTACAAAGTGGTGATAAAGTAAAAGTGCATTATCACGGCAAATTAACTGACGGTTCTACATTCGATAGCAGTGAAGGCCGCGAGCCGCTGGAGTTTGAAGTGGGAAGCGGGCAGGTTATACCAGGTTTCGACAGTGGCGTTACTGGTATGAGTGTTGGCGAAAAAAAGACCATCAACATCCCGGTGGATGAGGCTTATGGACCTAAGCAGGACGAACTGGTAATGGAGTTTCCAAGAGATCGTTTCCCGGCTGATATGGTACCGGAAGTAGGTATGCAACTGAACATGAGCAATGGCGCAGGACAAAATTTTCCAGTTGTTATTCGCGAAGTACAGGAAGCAACAGTTTTGCTTGATGCAAATCATCCACTTGCCGGCGAAGACCTGGTATTCGACCTTGAACTGGTTGAGATCGTAGGTAAAAAGCCTTTGATCATTACTCCGTAG
- the aroE gene encoding shikimate dehydrogenase (AroE; catalyzes the conversion of shikimate to 3-dehydroshikimate) has product MRRFGLIGFPLSHSFSPAFFADKFQREGITDAVYEAFPLANIEDLKQLLADNPGIVGLNVTIPYKKKVIRFLTEGNDAVKQTVACNCIKIKDGKLFGYNTDIIGFQKSLIPHLQPHHNKALILGTGGAAQAVEYVLKQLNISYVFVSRNKVGKANCINYSDVNESWMSIYKLVINTTPAGQFPNIGECPPLPYKYITNQHYFYDLLYNPAETLFLKQARQQGAIVKNGEEMLHLQAEESWKIWNDETK; this is encoded by the coding sequence GTGCGAAGATTCGGCCTCATAGGATTTCCATTATCACATAGTTTTTCACCTGCTTTTTTTGCAGATAAATTTCAGCGTGAAGGAATTACTGATGCCGTGTACGAAGCATTTCCACTAGCCAATATTGAAGATCTAAAACAACTTCTGGCAGATAATCCCGGCATTGTTGGTTTAAATGTTACCATACCATACAAGAAAAAGGTCATTCGTTTTTTAACGGAAGGTAATGATGCAGTAAAGCAAACGGTAGCATGTAATTGCATCAAGATAAAAGATGGTAAGTTGTTTGGCTACAATACAGACATCATCGGGTTTCAGAAAAGTTTGATCCCGCATCTGCAGCCTCACCACAATAAAGCATTGATACTAGGTACAGGTGGAGCGGCGCAGGCTGTGGAGTATGTACTAAAGCAACTAAACATCAGCTATGTATTTGTAAGCCGCAACAAAGTGGGCAAGGCAAACTGCATAAACTATTCTGATGTAAATGAAAGTTGGATGAGCATTTACAAACTGGTCATCAATACTACACCAGCGGGACAGTTTCCCAATATTGGTGAGTGTCCGCCTTTGCCTTATAAGTACATCACCAACCAACATTACTTTTACGATCTGTTGTATAATCCTGCAGAAACTTTGTTTCTAAAGCAGGCAAGGCAACAAGGAGCTATTGTAAAAAATGGAGAAGAGATGCTGCACTTACAGGCAGAGGAAAGTTGGAAAATATGGAATGATGAAACGAAATAA
- the rdgB gene encoding RdgB/HAM1 family non-canonical purine NTP pyrophosphatase, producing MRTIIFATNNSNKIYEVENLVGDLYNVLSLKAAGIDIDIPEPHATLEANAREKSETIYRLTGKDCFSEDTGLEVAALRGEPGVRSARYAGENKSSADNIEKVLRLLNGQANRKARFRTIVSLIMDGKEHQFEGICEGKIIEQPRGDAGFGYDPIFVPDGAEMTFAEMSLQEKNTYSHRKKAIAQLLAYLSLHGN from the coding sequence ATGAGGACAATCATCTTTGCGACCAATAACAGTAATAAGATATACGAGGTAGAGAACCTGGTGGGCGACCTATATAATGTGCTATCGCTAAAAGCAGCAGGTATTGATATAGATATTCCAGAACCACATGCTACTCTTGAAGCAAATGCCCGTGAAAAGTCGGAGACGATCTACCGCCTTACAGGAAAAGATTGTTTTAGTGAAGACACAGGACTAGAGGTAGCAGCATTAAGAGGAGAACCTGGCGTACGTAGTGCACGGTATGCAGGCGAGAACAAATCATCAGCAGATAATATTGAAAAGGTTCTCCGTTTACTTAATGGCCAGGCAAATCGTAAAGCACGTTTTCGTACCATTGTTTCGCTCATCATGGATGGAAAGGAACACCAGTTTGAAGGCATCTGCGAAGGCAAGATCATAGAGCAGCCACGTGGCGATGCCGGATTTGGATACGATCCCATTTTTGTACCTGATGGTGCTGAAATGACATTTGCGGAAATGTCGCTACAAGAAAAGAATACATACAGCCACAGGAAGAAGGCGATCGCACAATTACTGGCATATCTTTCCCTGCATGGGAATTAA
- a CDS encoding exo-beta-N-acetylmuramidase NamZ family protein — MKQMLLYASMLLFVAANGQANKKQKSAPATKAKTSSTVRLAAVTSQKAILPGATNTAEYFPLLKGKRVGVFANHTSTIGNVHLVDSLKRAGISITMIFGPEHGFRGTADAGEKVANYTDKQTGIQVVSLYGKKRKPTAEDLANVDILLFDIQDVGVRFYTYISSLQDFMEAAIEHKKPLIILDRPNPNGHYVDGPVLDTTFRSFVGMQAVPVVYGMTIGEYANFLVGEGLFDKNIMAKMMMDMVNNALNKDIEDGAPPKITVIKNRNYTHSSRYELPVKPSPNLPDAGSVAWYPSTCFFEGTVLSEGRGTDHPFQVFGHPSLPKNLYAFTPTSREGAKNPKLENKLCYGWNVTNEPLPAKKLQLKYLLEAYKLYPNKEEFFLSPKKNNLQPNDFFFNKLAGNAELMQQIKDGKSEEEIRASWQPQLEAFKKKRKKYLMYPDFE, encoded by the coding sequence ATGAAACAGATGTTACTATATGCCAGCATGTTATTATTTGTGGCAGCAAATGGCCAGGCGAATAAAAAGCAAAAATCCGCACCTGCGACCAAGGCTAAAACAAGTAGCACCGTTCGACTGGCAGCTGTTACTTCTCAAAAAGCTATTTTACCCGGTGCTACCAATACTGCAGAATATTTTCCTTTATTAAAAGGCAAACGAGTAGGTGTATTTGCCAACCACACTTCCACCATTGGCAATGTTCACCTGGTAGATTCCTTGAAGCGTGCTGGCATCAGCATCACAATGATATTTGGCCCTGAACATGGCTTTAGAGGCACTGCCGATGCCGGTGAAAAAGTAGCCAATTACACTGATAAGCAAACAGGCATCCAGGTGGTTTCATTATATGGAAAAAAGAGGAAGCCAACGGCAGAAGATCTCGCTAATGTTGACATCCTGCTGTTTGACATACAGGATGTAGGTGTGCGGTTTTATACTTACATCTCTTCGCTGCAAGACTTTATGGAAGCTGCCATTGAACATAAGAAACCTTTGATCATTTTGGACCGTCCAAATCCTAATGGACATTATGTAGATGGGCCCGTACTAGATACCACCTTCAGAAGTTTTGTAGGTATGCAAGCTGTTCCTGTAGTGTATGGAATGACCATTGGCGAGTATGCTAACTTCCTGGTGGGCGAAGGATTGTTTGATAAGAATATCATGGCAAAAATGATGATGGACATGGTGAATAACGCATTGAACAAAGACATTGAAGATGGTGCTCCGCCAAAAATCACCGTTATCAAAAACAGGAACTATACCCATAGCAGCAGGTACGAACTGCCGGTGAAGCCTTCACCTAATTTACCTGATGCTGGCAGCGTGGCATGGTATCCATCCACTTGCTTTTTTGAAGGAACAGTATTGAGTGAAGGTCGCGGTACAGACCACCCTTTCCAGGTTTTCGGTCATCCATCCTTACCAAAAAATTTGTATGCTTTTACGCCTACCAGTCGTGAGGGTGCAAAAAATCCAAAGCTTGAAAATAAGCTATGTTATGGATGGAATGTGACCAATGAACCATTACCTGCTAAAAAACTACAACTGAAATATTTGCTGGAGGCTTATAAGCTTTACCCAAACAAGGAAGAGTTTTTCCTTTCGCCAAAGAAAAATAATTTGCAGCCCAATGACTTTTTCTTCAACAAACTAGCAGGAAATGCTGAGCTGATGCAGCAAATAAAAGATGGTAAAAGCGAGGAAGAAATAAGAGCAAGCTGGCAACCACAACTGGAAGCTTTCAAGAAGAAAAGAAAGAAGTATTTGATGTATCCTGATTTTGAATGA
- a CDS encoding methyltransferase RsmF C-terminal domain-like protein, producing the protein MQHHLPQQLLHDLEGLPGFDEQSFIDVHTSKEQVTSVRLNPAKPITADHFAGSEQVPWCEYGRYLPARPSFTLDPVFHGGAYYVQEASSMFLHHVIRQVYTDEQPRHVLDLCGAPGGKSTLVAAALPNSFIVSNEVIKTRVSVLAENISKWGSEHVVVTNNDPKDFTRLPAFFDLMVVDAPCSGSGLFRKDPAAIEEWSENNVQMCSLRQQRILTDAIPSLRRDGYLIYSTCSYSKQENEDICDWIVDTFRLTPVAVATEPGWGVTETISPVHGASGYRFYPDKVKGEGLFIACFRQENPVEEYYAPANKLQLLTRNEQEQVNSWLQEPEASTLFVQKENIVAIPARWAESFAIVQKNLSVRKSGVAIGNFKGKDLIPHHEFALSSLLHQHIVVADLDKEEALRYLKRQDLVLSTAQKGWSLMRHQGINLGWAKVLPTRVNNYYPTNWRILIP; encoded by the coding sequence TTGCAACATCACCTACCACAGCAGCTATTGCACGACCTAGAAGGCTTACCCGGTTTTGATGAACAGTCATTCATTGATGTGCATACTAGCAAGGAACAGGTAACATCGGTGCGGCTAAACCCGGCCAAGCCCATTACAGCTGATCATTTCGCTGGTTCAGAGCAAGTGCCATGGTGCGAATATGGCAGGTATTTACCTGCACGTCCATCCTTCACGCTCGATCCTGTTTTTCATGGAGGAGCTTATTATGTGCAGGAAGCAAGCTCCATGTTTCTGCATCATGTTATCAGGCAGGTTTATACAGATGAGCAGCCGAGGCATGTATTGGATCTTTGCGGGGCACCAGGTGGTAAGAGTACACTTGTAGCCGCAGCTTTACCCAATAGCTTCATTGTTTCCAACGAGGTAATAAAGACGCGTGTAAGCGTGCTGGCAGAAAACATCAGCAAGTGGGGCAGCGAACATGTAGTTGTTACGAACAACGATCCCAAAGATTTTACTCGTCTCCCTGCTTTCTTTGACCTGATGGTAGTGGATGCGCCCTGCAGTGGCAGCGGGCTTTTTAGAAAAGATCCTGCAGCTATAGAAGAATGGAGCGAGAACAATGTACAAATGTGCAGCCTGCGCCAACAACGCATACTTACCGATGCCATTCCTTCGCTACGTCGTGATGGTTACCTGATTTACAGCACGTGCAGTTATAGCAAACAAGAAAACGAAGACATCTGCGACTGGATCGTTGACACGTTCAGACTAACACCTGTAGCCGTAGCTACAGAACCAGGATGGGGTGTCACAGAAACTATTTCACCAGTTCATGGTGCCAGCGGCTATCGTTTTTACCCTGATAAAGTAAAAGGAGAAGGTCTTTTTATCGCTTGTTTCAGGCAAGAGAATCCTGTAGAAGAATACTATGCACCTGCAAATAAATTGCAACTACTAACCAGAAATGAACAGGAGCAGGTAAATTCCTGGCTGCAGGAGCCGGAAGCATCAACCCTTTTTGTACAAAAAGAAAATATAGTAGCCATTCCTGCTAGGTGGGCTGAGTCGTTTGCAATCGTTCAGAAAAATTTATCTGTACGAAAATCTGGTGTGGCCATCGGCAACTTCAAAGGAAAAGATCTTATTCCTCATCATGAATTTGCCTTGTCGTCTTTGCTTCACCAACACATTGTTGTTGCAGACCTGGACAAGGAAGAAGCCTTACGTTATCTAAAGCGCCAGGACCTTGTTTTATCTACTGCCCAAAAAGGTTGGTCGTTAATGCGTCACCAGGGAATAAACCTAGGCTGGGCAAAGGTTTTACCCACACGGGTTAATAACTATTACCCCACCAACTGGAGGATTTTAATACCTTAA
- a CDS encoding acyl-CoA thioesterase, with protein MERVKVQLPGEFPFSTNIRIRITDLNYGGHVGNDSFLSLVHEARQQFLHHFGYSEMNVGGVSLIMADVAIEYKAELNYGNEVKISVAAGGFDRLGFDIYYLLEIITPDKMITAGKVKTGMLCFDYQQKKKVAVPAEAIERMTK; from the coding sequence ATGGAAAGAGTAAAGGTTCAACTGCCGGGAGAATTTCCATTCAGCACTAACATACGTATACGAATAACTGACCTCAATTATGGTGGTCATGTAGGCAACGACTCATTTTTGTCGCTGGTACATGAAGCAAGGCAGCAATTCCTGCATCACTTTGGCTATAGCGAAATGAATGTTGGCGGAGTAAGCCTGATAATGGCTGACGTAGCCATTGAATACAAGGCCGAATTGAATTACGGGAACGAAGTAAAAATATCTGTAGCAGCCGGCGGCTTCGACAGGTTAGGATTTGATATCTACTACCTCCTGGAGATAATTACACCTGATAAAATGATAACAGCAGGCAAAGTAAAAACAGGTATGCTGTGCTTCGATTACCAGCAGAAGAAAAAAGTAGCTGTTCCTGCTGAAGCTATTGAAAGAATGACCAAATAA
- the fmt gene encoding methionyl-tRNA formyltransferase, with amino-acid sequence MNHTSLRIIFMGTPEFAVASLDALVNAGCNIVAVVTAPDKPAGRGMKLTQSAVKTYAVEKGLNVLQPEKLKNPAFIEELQALKADLQVVVAFRMLPEVVWNMPPLGTINVHGSLLPQYRGAAPINWAIINGEKETGVTTFKLKHEIDTGDILLQEKIAIGEDETAGEIHDRMKEVGAQLLVTTVKGLAEGSLQEVPQVSFATAELKHAPKIFTETCTINWNSSCNHIHNLIRGLSPFPGALSRLQEKVLKIYKSKKEITNPSIAPGEWTTDSKTYLKFACTDGYVHVTELQLEGKKRMLVEDFLRGFRSGA; translated from the coding sequence ATGAACCACACCTCTCTCCGCATAATTTTCATGGGCACACCTGAATTTGCTGTTGCATCACTAGATGCTTTGGTGAATGCAGGATGCAATATTGTAGCTGTAGTAACCGCACCTGATAAACCTGCTGGTCGCGGCATGAAGCTTACCCAAAGTGCAGTAAAAACATATGCAGTAGAAAAAGGTCTTAACGTACTGCAGCCGGAGAAGCTGAAAAATCCTGCTTTCATTGAAGAGCTTCAAGCGCTGAAGGCCGACCTGCAGGTGGTGGTTGCTTTTCGCATGCTACCCGAAGTTGTTTGGAACATGCCGCCATTGGGCACTATCAATGTGCATGGATCGCTACTGCCACAGTACCGCGGTGCTGCTCCTATTAATTGGGCAATAATCAATGGAGAGAAAGAAACAGGCGTAACAACTTTTAAACTAAAGCATGAAATAGATACAGGCGATATCCTGCTGCAGGAGAAGATAGCTATAGGAGAAGATGAAACAGCTGGTGAAATACATGACCGGATGAAAGAAGTAGGCGCTCAACTTTTAGTTACTACAGTTAAAGGACTTGCAGAAGGAAGCCTACAGGAAGTGCCACAAGTTTCATTTGCAACGGCTGAACTAAAGCATGCACCTAAGATATTCACCGAAACCTGCACCATCAACTGGAATAGCAGCTGCAATCACATCCACAACCTAATTCGCGGCCTATCCCCTTTTCCCGGGGCACTTTCCCGACTGCAGGAAAAGGTGCTAAAGATCTACAAAAGCAAAAAAGAAATTACCAATCCTTCCATTGCTCCTGGAGAATGGACCACCGACAGCAAAACCTACCTAAAGTTTGCTTGTACAGACGGTTATGTTCATGTAACGGAGCTACAGCTTGAGGGAAAGAAACGGATGTTGGTTGAAGATTTCCTGAGAGGATTTAGAAGCGGTGCATGA
- a CDS encoding CPBP family intramembrane glutamic endopeptidase, with product MQAPLIKQGWLRVIIYFILLMLVAFSVSFLASEYISTLIEDNDTKFFISYILVAASFIGLTVLAKKHIDRQPLSTLGLEWKKHKEDGAMGLFTSTTLLAIGTIVLLVTHQLVYTGVGTDFTGLFIQLGLMLMVSFSEEIVFRGYILYNLMESANKYTALIISAVLFAVVHASNPNAGILPIVNVFLAGVLLGINFIFTRNLAFAIMLHLGWNFMQGAILGYEVSGIDTPNLLQQYISGNDLWTGGEFGFEGSLLCTVLLVMAVAIWWYLFSLKYKTVKKAA from the coding sequence ATGCAGGCTCCACTTATAAAACAAGGATGGTTACGCGTTATAATCTACTTCATCTTGTTGATGCTGGTAGCTTTTTCCGTAAGCTTTCTTGCATCTGAATATATAAGCACGCTAATAGAAGATAACGATACCAAGTTCTTTATCTCCTATATTTTAGTTGCCGCTTCTTTCATAGGTCTTACCGTTTTGGCTAAAAAACATATAGACCGTCAGCCTCTATCTACTTTGGGATTAGAATGGAAAAAACATAAAGAAGATGGTGCAATGGGATTATTCACATCCACCACGCTATTGGCCATAGGCACCATCGTTTTACTTGTAACACATCAATTGGTTTATACCGGTGTGGGTACAGACTTCACTGGTTTATTCATCCAGTTGGGACTAATGTTGATGGTTTCCTTTAGCGAAGAAATTGTGTTCAGGGGTTATATTCTTTACAACCTGATGGAAAGTGCAAATAAATACACTGCACTGATTATATCTGCTGTGTTATTTGCAGTTGTGCATGCTTCCAATCCCAATGCAGGTATATTACCTATTGTAAATGTTTTTCTCGCAGGTGTACTACTTGGTATCAACTTCATTTTTACGCGAAACTTAGCCTTTGCTATCATGTTGCACCTCGGGTGGAATTTTATGCAAGGCGCTATACTTGGATACGAAGTAAGTGGCATTGATACGCCTAATCTTTTGCAGCAATACATTTCAGGGAATGACTTATGGACAGGAGGTGAATTTGGCTTTGAAGGATCTTTACTGTGTACTGTTCTGCTGGTAATGGCAGTAGCTATATGGTGGTACTTATTCTCATTGAAGTATAAAACAGTGAAAAAGGCTGCATAG
- a CDS encoding branched-chain amino acid aminotransferase has protein sequence MIAAMDINVQKVSTSKLNTMSLENLPFGKYYTDHMLEADYEDGEWKNIEIKPYQPLLLEPSTAAIHYGQAIFEGIKAYKDPAGNAFIFRPHDNYKRFNLSAERMQMPAVPEDIFMEGMRMLVDIDKNWIPSQEDHSLYIRPFMFSTDPVIGVKPSEKYKFMIILSPTGPYYNKPMRIYVEEKYTRAAPGGIGYAKAAGNYGASMLATTEAKNKGYDQVLWTDAFEHKYVQEIGTMNVFFIIGDKAYTPELTLGTILGGVTRDSSITILREMGFEVIDTERVHIDNLIEAHKAGALFEVFGTGTAATITLIQELRYKDYVMEFDTNKWRIAPELKKRLNDIRYGKTADNHGWMYKI, from the coding sequence ATGATTGCAGCCATGGATATTAATGTTCAGAAGGTGAGTACAAGTAAGCTAAACACTATGTCGTTGGAGAATCTTCCTTTCGGAAAGTACTACACCGACCATATGTTAGAAGCTGATTATGAGGATGGAGAATGGAAGAACATTGAGATCAAACCTTACCAACCACTATTGTTGGAACCCTCTACTGCCGCTATACATTATGGCCAGGCTATTTTTGAAGGTATAAAAGCGTACAAAGATCCCGCAGGTAATGCTTTTATCTTCAGACCACACGACAATTACAAGCGTTTCAATCTTTCAGCAGAGAGAATGCAAATGCCTGCAGTGCCTGAAGACATTTTTATGGAAGGCATGCGTATGCTGGTAGATATTGATAAGAACTGGATCCCTTCACAGGAAGACCACTCTTTATATATCCGCCCGTTCATGTTCAGCACCGACCCGGTGATAGGAGTGAAGCCTTCAGAGAAATACAAATTCATGATCATCCTAAGTCCAACTGGTCCTTACTACAATAAGCCAATGCGGATTTATGTAGAAGAAAAATATACACGTGCTGCTCCTGGCGGTATAGGTTATGCTAAAGCCGCAGGTAACTACGGCGCAAGTATGCTGGCAACAACCGAAGCAAAAAACAAAGGTTACGACCAGGTGCTTTGGACGGATGCTTTCGAGCATAAATATGTCCAGGAGATTGGAACCATGAATGTATTCTTCATCATTGGAGATAAAGCATACACGCCTGAGCTTACTTTGGGAACCATACTAGGAGGTGTAACCCGCGATAGTTCTATCACCATCCTGCGCGAAATGGGCTTCGAGGTTATCGATACAGAACGTGTTCACATCGACAACCTGATTGAGGCTCACAAAGCAGGTGCACTGTTTGAAGTATTTGGTACAGGTACTGCCGCCACCATTACACTTATACAAGAATTGCGTTACAAGGATTATGTAATGGAGTTTGATACAAATAAATGGAGGATAGCACCAGAATTGAAAAAGCGATTGAACGACATCCGCTACGGAAAAACTGCCGATAATCACGGCTGGATGTACAAGATCTAG
- the rpsG gene encoding 30S ribosomal protein S7 has product MRKTQPKKIPLAPDPKFNDKLVTRFVNNLMWEGKKSIALTIFYDALDKVAKQTGEDGYEIWKRALQNVTPGVEVRSRRIGGATFQIPSEVRPDRKVSLSIKWLIRFSRERNGRSMAEKLANEIVAASKGEGGAFKKKEDTHRMAEANKAFSHFKV; this is encoded by the coding sequence ATGCGTAAAACGCAACCGAAAAAGATCCCCCTGGCGCCAGATCCAAAGTTTAACGACAAACTGGTTACCCGTTTTGTAAACAACCTGATGTGGGAAGGAAAGAAGAGCATCGCACTTACTATTTTCTACGATGCACTTGATAAAGTAGCAAAGCAAACAGGTGAAGATGGATACGAGATCTGGAAAAGAGCATTGCAGAATGTAACACCTGGAGTAGAAGTACGTAGCCGTCGTATCGGTGGTGCTACTTTCCAAATTCCTTCTGAGGTTCGTCCTGATCGTAAGGTTTCTCTAAGCATCAAATGGTTGATCCGCTTTAGCCGCGAAAGAAATGGTCGCAGCATGGCTGAGAAACTTGCTAACGAGATCGTTGCAGCTAGCAAAGGTGAAGGTGGCGCTTTCAAAAAGAAAGAAGATACACACCGTATGGCTGAAGCGAACAAAGCGTTCTCTCACTTCAAAGTTTAA
- the rpsL gene encoding 30S ribosomal protein S12 — translation MPTIQQLVRKGREIIKAKSKSRALDACPQRRGVCTRVYTTTPKKPNSALRKVAKVRLTNKVEVIAYIPGEGHNLQEHSIVLIRGGRVKDLPGVRYHIVRGSLDTAGVKDRKQSRSKYGTKKEKAKK, via the coding sequence ATGCCTACAATACAGCAATTAGTTAGAAAAGGTAGAGAAATCATCAAAGCAAAGAGCAAATCAAGAGCTCTTGATGCTTGTCCTCAACGTCGTGGTGTGTGTACTAGGGTATATACAACAACTCCAAAGAAGCCAAACTCAGCTCTTCGTAAAGTAGCTAAAGTTCGTTTGACAAATAAAGTAGAGGTTATTGCCTACATCCCAGGTGAAGGTCACAACCTGCAAGAGCACTCTATCGTATTGATCCGTGGTGGTCGTGTGAAAGATTTACCAGGTGTTCGTTACCACATCGTTCGTGGTAGCCTTGATACTGCCGGTGTAAAAGACCGTAAGCAGTCTCGTTCTAAATACGGAACTAAGAAAGAAAAAGCAAAGAAGTAG